The sequence TTTATATCGAACTAGGTTAGCGGCATATTTATGTTTCATTGCACTGCAGGTAGTGGACTCGCTAGTTCCGCTAGCAGAGATGTTCCAATACGTGAGTACGCTAAGAGGAATGACGAAAGGTCGAGCATCGTACACGATGCAACTAGCCAAATTTGATGTGGTACCTCAACACATTCAGAACCAACTTGCGGCTGGAAAAGAAGAAGCAGTGACAGCTTGATCTATTTTTTCCAGTTGTTTTCGTTTAGTGTTTGTAATTTTTTACTACACATGTTTAATAGAACGATACATAAAGCCTCCAATTTTTCATCAGAAATTATACCATGCAATTATGCAACATAAGCAATGTATTAGTTGCTTAATTATCCATTCATAATTTGTGCACATTTCAATtttaaatactaaaataaaattTACATTATCTATGATCTACTATGATCTATTTTTGGGTTCGTTTACTTGATGTGGCGAGGGATGTGGCCAACACTTTGGTTGGATTAAAGCAACTTGGTTCGTTTGGTGTGTTCGATGAAAACGAATGTGGATCGTATTCTTGGTTTTGTTGCTTGTGGATCATATTCTTGGTTTTCTGGAAGCTGTTAAGGTGGGTTCGGCTAACGAGCCGTGTGGGTTGAAGAGGTTTCAGATTTGAATTCCCTTGATCAAATCCACGATGACGGCATTTAGATTGAGATGGTGGCTACTTCTAACATGTCGGTTCTCCCCAGACCCCGGTAAGGAGTGCACAAAATTTCTTTAGGTCTTCGAGTTGGCTTCATGGATCAAGAAGCTCGATTCAAGAAGCTCTCGACTCTCTAGGCACCAAACTTCTTTAGGGTCTTCGAGTGGGCTTTATGGATCGCAATTGACCGGGGTAGTTTGGATATTAATGTCCCTGTTGTCGATGCTTCCCTTTCGGATGTTGGTGATGCTCATTTATCGGGCTTGGGTTCGGGCAGGGATTGCTCATGTTGTGATGAGTTTAGGATCAATGTTCGAGCTGCTCATAAGGCGTGTCGGATTGTAGAAGAAGAGATTAACGTGTCTTCTGATGTCCCTTAACCTTTCAAGCAGAAGTTAAGTTTTTTAAACACGGCTCCAAGAGCAAGAAAGCTTCTTTAGCAGCGAAGAACCACGACTTTTTCATAAAATAAGCTTGATGGCGTTGCAGGTACCTCAAGCTAGCTTGTGGTTTCCGAGATTCGGTGCATTGTCTTTGGGTTAGAATTTGGCCAGGTTCATTTTCTTGGATTTTCTTTGGTTAGGTATTTCCTTATTTGACGTGTAGTTTGTTTTGTTAAGTCACTCCCTGtcataactaaactattcatcctcttaacctttcacatcagcgccacatcaacaccaatattctataactaactcataactaaacactccctataatggctaaaacaatactcctattAATATACAATGTACAAACAATAAAACATCAAGTCCAAACAATAAAAAGTCATTGGGACACACAATTGCTATAACTAACATATCTACTTCCGTTAAATTCATGGTGAGTGCAGGTAACTAAGGCGGGTAACTAATccgtgcctatggttcattacgggtaatgacggataactagcgggtaatgagcgggtaattgACTATAGGAGTGGTGGTGTCTTTTAGTTGATTGTTAGGGTGAGGTGTGGTGCTCGGTTGGATAGTTTTGGGGTGGTTTAGGTCCTTTTGTTATGAGTGATGATTCTCACATGTCACTTTTTGATCCATCTACAATTTTGTCTCATGAATTCACAGTTATATTTCTagagagttgaacttatattattttattattctaAGTATAATTAAAGGTATAATAGTAAATTAAATGGaataaaaagtggtgtgtgaggatcaacttCCGTTTGTTTATTGAATTAGATTCTtttaattttttaataaaaattcctcttttaattaattttttttttcaaaaaataaaacTCGTAGTACTGATTTTCTTTTTGTTAGTAAATCATAAAAACATACAACAGATCCTTAGATAACAAGTAGTTGCAATGCCTTTAGTTATTGAGGTACCTGCAACGACTTTAGTTACTGATTCGGGCACTATTGATTTAGATAAGGTGGCTCATTTTAATTTAAATTCAGCACCGGTTATGGATGAAGACGATGTTCCTGTTGTGGTCATGGAAGATGTTGGTATGGTTAGTGATAAGCCAACTCATGAAGATGTTTTTGTTATGGGTGTTGCTTGTGATAAGTCAACTCCTGTTGATGAGGTGGTTGTACATCCACAGGGCCGTCTCAGCAATTCAAAGGCTCTAGGCGAAAACAAAAATGGACCCTCACACACGTTTaattttttaatacatataaaaagatAATACTTAAATTTATCAATTTGTATATACTTACAATGCATTTAACTATTTAAaataacaatattacaactttaaataaaattttggacccttcaaacttttTGGGCCCTAGGCGATTGTCTATCTTGCCTATGTCCAAAGACGCCTCTGTACATCCTGTGACCAAATCTTTAAAATTACGTTCTAAAAGAGGCAAGAATAAAATAAAGTCTTCAACGGTTGTTCCTTCGATTTGTGAAAAGTACGAGGCGGGATCTTCGGGCTCTAATCGTGTAGGTTTTTTTCAAGATTTGGCAGATCAAGGCTTGATTTCCCAACAAATGGGTGTTCTTATTAGCGATAAGTCATCGGATGTTTTGACCTTGTCTTTTCCAAATCGGCAAGGCAAATGTCGTCGTATTGATAAGATCGATGGGATAACGACAAGGTCGGACGAAAGAAATCAAAAGAGTGCTTCCATGCCCGCTAATCCAGCTTATTTGGTTTctattttcgttgcttattattaTTTGACTCGTATGCTTTTATTTTGTTCGATCGTTTGTGGGTTGGCACGTTTGCTAGGTTTCTCTTTTGTGATTGGTTTGTGATTGGTGTTGTGTTTCCATTGTGGCTTGTTTAGAGTTAGCTAGGTCTATGTTGACTTTTCATTCTACCTTATTTTCTTTTCGCGAGCCATATTTTTGTTTGGTTTCGTTGTATCGGTTTTTGCTTTTATTTATTGACGAAGGATCCTAACTTTAATAGTAatcgttatttaaaaaaaaaaagaaaaaaaaaaaagataacaaGTAGAACCGATCCACTCTTTAAAATCCAACAAGTACCCAATAATGTTTTTCAAGTACGGAGTAGTTAATCAATTCTTGTttagtaattttaattttttatattattttccataaataatacggagtaattactttctaattctaattttaattataatttaatctaATCTAATGATGGTGGCCAGAACTCTCTAGAATCTTACAAACGAAAGCTCTCGTTAgtatataaaaccctaatttcttattATATCTCCAATCGCCCAAATCGACTTCTATCTCATCGACTATACAAAATTACAACAAATTTACAGTCATCAACTGCCGGCAACATTATCCGATGGCCGACGAAGCGAAAGCAAAAGGTAACGCAGCGTTCTCCGCCGGTGATTACACCGACGCCATCCGTCACTTCACTGACGCAATCAATCTCGCACCAACAAACCATGTTTTATACTCCAATAGATCAGCTGCGTACGCTTCGTTAAATCAATTTTCTGAAGCATTAACTGACGCCAAAAAAACCGTCGATCTGAAACCTGATTGGTCAAAAGGCTACTCTCGGCTCGGCGCGGCTCATCACGGCTTACGTCAATACGACGACGCCGTTTCAGCTTATAAAAAAGGTCTAGAAGTTGATCCTAACAATGAAACATTGAAATCTGGATTAACTGATGCTCAATCAGCAGCTGCTGCATCTAGGTCACGTGATTCGGCACGTGGTGGACCGGCTAATAATCTATTTGGTGATGCGTTTGGACCGGATATGTTGGCTAAGTTGACTGCTGACCCGTCTACACGGATGTTTATGCAACAACCGGATTTTGTAAACATGATGATGGATTTACAACGAAACCCTAGCAATTTGAATTTGTATTTGAAGGATCAGAGAGTGATGCAAGCGTTGAGTGTGCTGTTGAATGTGAAGATGCAAAGTCCTagtggtagtggttttggagatgaTGTGGAGATGCCGGATTCGCCTCCGAAAGAGCGGAAACGGCCGGCATATGAAGCTGAGCCGGTGAAGGAGAAGAAGCGGGAGCCTGAACCGGAGCCTGAACCGGAGCTGATGGATGATGAGGAGAGGGAGGTTAAGGAGAGGAAAGCGCAGGCGCAAAAGGAGAAAGAGGCCGGTAATGCTGCTTATAAGAAGAAGGATTTTGATACTGCTATTGAACACTATACTAAAGCTATTGAATTGGATGATTGTGATATTTCGTTTCTTACGAATAGGGCTGCTGTATACTTGGAGATGGCTAAGGTATAACTTTTCTTAatttttatttgttatttgcttttattttatttgtatgtgttatatgtgtgtgtgttgattTGGCTTCATGGTATAATTTGTTATCAATTAAATGATGTAAACATTGGGACCTTTGTGATACATCTGGTAGTGTGCAAATACGGTAGTATGGGATGGAATTTACTATTTACTATTAGTTAAAAAGGAGCCTTTTTCTGATGATCCAATTTTTTTTTCAGTAATGGTTACGTCATACGTGTTATCTTTTCTGATTATACGCGGTAGTTTGTGGTGCACAGATTTGTTTTTTGGTTTGGTACATCAAATCTTCTTTCCTATGGCTGATTCCGTACTTTCTGTTTACTACTCCTTACAACTTTATATGTTCGTTGACCTTATGTATAAAATAATAGGCATTGCTGTTTCTTTGTTCTATTCTTTTTGTGACATTTTCCATCTGTCTTTAATAAAATGTGATTTACATTGGCTTTTGCTATAAATGTGATTATACATCGCTTGGTAGTTATTCAGTAGTAACTTTCTGTTTTTTGCAGTATGATGAATgcataaaagattgtgaaaaagctGTGGAGAGGGGAAGGGAGCTTCGGTCAGACTATAAGATGGTTGCCAGGGCTCTGACTAGAAAAGGAACTGCTTTGGTTAAGATGGCTAAAACATCCAAAGACTACGAACCTGCAATTGAGACCTTCCAAAAAGCCCTTACGGAGCATCGCAACCCAGATACCTTGAAGAAGCTAAATGATGCAGAAAGAGCAAAGAAGGAACTGGAGCAACAAGAGTACTATGACCCTGAACTTGCCGAAAAAGAGCGTGAGAAAGGTTAGCATATTATTACTGTAGGTGGTAATTTTGACCTGCTTACTTAGGAAGGGGTTGATACAAAATGGGTTAGTTGGCAAAGCATGGAAAAGCTTAAAACGTAATGTGTCATGCACTCATATTAATCAGTAGTGACTTAGGAAGGGGTTGATACAAAATGGGTTAGTTGGCAAAGCATGGAACAGCTTAAAACGTAATGTGTCATGCACTTATATTAATCAGTAGTGATTTTCAGTGCATTATTACTCGTTGATTTTAGTGCTCAAGTTGGTCTTAAGTTGTGGATTTTTTCAAAAATTGGTTGCCCGTAGGGTATTTCTAGCAAGATTGAAAAGAGTCCGTCTTGACTTTGAGATGGCGTCGAGACTGTCGTTGACCAACGTttgagtttttaataaaaataaatcagTTATAAATATTATAACCTTAAATATTTTACGCATACGTTTTTAAAATGAATGATAAAAGAATAAGATGGCTTGGTGTTAGTTTAAATAATGTATAGGATAGGATTTTTGTAATGTTTTCTTGATTATAGTATCTTTATTACCTACTATATAAGTAGGTGTATATTATAGCTAGTTTTTTAAATGAGCTTGGGATATTTGTTTACACTAGAACAAGGCTAGACATTTTTGGGCGAAACGGGATGGACTAGTCAACAAACCGTCACATCAGACTTTGCAACCATGTTTTCTAGATCGACGCTACCTAACAGGGCTAATTTAAGCTATGTCAAATAGCACCAGATTTTATCTCTACATGTTTGAGATCACCCAACCTGCTATTCACCTTGTCATCTTACACGTCTAATTTCCTACACATATAATATCACCTTGTCCTTGCATGTTCATGGTGTTTAAATTTACAAATGTTTCTCAGGAAATGAATACTTCAAAGAGCAGAAATACCCAGATGCTATTAGGCACTACACCGAAGCTTTGAGAAGAAATCCCAAAGACCCAAAGGTATTTGTTTCTTTTGACCGGTTTTATATAGTGCTTGTTTTTTGTGTGGCTTAAACTCTAAATTTCATTTAGAGTGTCATTTTCAGATTAGTAGGTGTTTGATTTGAACTCGTGAATCACGATTGGTATAGGCTTGATGGTAATAGACTTAGGAATTGAACCCATCTCCCATTGTGGGTTTACAAGAGCCTCCATTTTGAGGGATTGAAACCCTAATTTGAAACCCCTTCATTTACACCAAACACGTTGGATCATTTCTGTTCTCATTCCTATAAACCCTCAGCTGTGGACGTACGTTGTACCTAGCAGTTGATAGTTGTTACCACTCAACTTATTGTAAAATTAGTGAAATATTATTGCTTCTTTAAGGGTGTTATTAATCATTTTTTGAAGGTGCACCTTAACTATGAAATAAACTTTGTAAATTATGAAGTGAGTCTAGCTTCAAATTTTTTGTTCTACCATTATCCGGGTTCGCCGTTGCATATCCCTATACCAAACACACACGTACTTAATAGTTTTTTCCTGATCAATTGCATATTGTTTCAAAATTTGTGTAAGCGATCAAAATAGAGTCCCTTTGATGACTTATAAAAGAACCTTTTGTGTATCTTTGTTATATGACCATTTTATTATTTGTGTTGGTTGTGGTCTGCTTAATAGGCATACAGTAATAGAGCTGCTTGCTACACAAAACTCGGTGCAATGCCAGAAGGTCTAAAAGATGCCGAAAAGTGCATAGAAATTGATCCAAAATTCTCGAAGGGGTACACCAGAAAAGGTGCCATCCAGTTTTTCATGAAAGAGTTTGACAAAGCCTTGGAGACGTATCAAGAGGGATTGAAACACGATCCTCAAAACCCAGAGTTGCTAGAGGGTGTCAGGAGGTACCCCCACAAACTATATCCTGTTTACTTTTAAAAGTGGTCGatttgagttatatatatatacactgtatATTTCTTAACGATAAAggacacgtatgtataaataatcTGTGGCCTGTTTTTTCAGATATATCTTGATTCATCTTTGTTTTATGCTTAACTTGTTTGCATGTCATTTCAGCTGTGTGCAACAAATTAACCGAGCCAGCCGTGGAGATTTGACACCTGACGAGTTGAAGGAGAGACAGGTTTGTTTTTATGAAATACATAATTTTTTAAGGTAGCAAACATAATATTCTCTAGTCTTtataaccattttttttttttttttctttttttttttttgcaggcgAAGGCTATGCAGGATCCAGAAATTCAGAATATTCTTACAGATCCTGTTATGGCTCAggtatattttgtatttttagttatggGTTAGAAATTGGTATCGGACTATTAATATATTGGAAAATGTGTTGACGTTTTTTTGGTTTGACAGGTTTTGAAGGATCTTCAAGAGAACCCCAAGGCTGCGCAGGATCACATGAAGAATCCATCTGTGATGAACAAGATTCAGAAGCTGATCAGTGCAGGAATTGTGcagatgcgataatctgttttactTGTAACATTTTTTTTGCTTGGATATGTTTGGTAAAGAACACGTTAATTGGCTGTGGTTTTGGTGAATCATAGGAATACATGGTTTTTGCGTCTGTTTTGATTATGTTGTGCTTTTATCCTTGAGATCACGTCCAAACAGTCATCTCATGCAATCAAGTATGCTACATCTTACATGATTAGTGAGATTTCGGTATCAACTATGAAGTAAAGTTCAATTCTCGTCCTTATATTGTAGATAGACTGCCATAACATTACCAAGTAATGCTCAAAAACGAGTTATTGTGAACCTATTTTGGCTTCTATAAAGTTTATAGTAGTGGTTAGAGGTGTCCCAATGGCGCTTGTACTCGACACATCCCTTGTGCTCCGTATGAGAATATCTTCTGAAAGTCCTTGGGGCTGCTTTTGGCCATGCCGTGAATGAGAGTCCAATCCTTTATATGTTGTATCCTTTGCATTCGCTTCATCCTCTACTGCACAAAGAATTGGATCCCCTGTTACCAATGACATCATCTATGTCCTCATCTGCCCTCACTGTTCCATGATCCAATCACTTTTTCACGATCCACTTTCTGATTATTACACATTTGAGGAAGAAAGTTTTTCACATTCACTTTGTACATATAATTTTCAAACTGGCGCTTATGTGATAGTCTAATATGTGAGCAAATTTACGATGATTCGGGGTGGTCTTAGGAATGTTACAATGTCATATTTGAAGCCTTGAACTGTATCATTGGACTATGCTTAGAATAGTGTTTAGTGAAAACAATATTCTGAAGAGTCTTACCAAATGGTTGAGCGGTATTTAAGTGAGGTGCCCTTTGCCTTTCAAAATTTTCTTTTTAGGCAAGTCTTTATAACGATTTTTAGGATTTAAATTAGTGCGCTATAATTCTAGTCTAGCACACCCTactttaatttaaaaagaaaaCACTATTTTTACAAGGTTGCAAATGGGACGGTAATGTATCGAAAACCCCACCCAGAATGACTTCCATGACGTGTAGGGGAGTGGAGCGACAGGAATGAGTGTACTTCCATATGTACAAAACTTGTAGCTGCAAGGTAATTTACAAATTATGTACTCGTATATATTTAAGTGGCTAGAGCACTAAGGTTAAATTATGTTGCTCTTGTTATTTCTTGTTAGCCGTACAATATATTACGGAGCATTTACGCAACAATGAAGTAGCTCGTCCTATTAAATATTACCAAGATTAATTACTCGCCAATGGAATAACACGTTTAAGAAAAAATCCAATTGATATCTGTTTCCTTTTGGACATCGATACAATCGTACTTAAAACATCATACTAGAAACAAATAATAATCATTGGAAACGGTCTTTCTTTTATGATATGTTTTGTTTTCAGTTGCATGTATTAAAATCTTTGGTCTCTGAAAACCTTAAAAAATTTAGGGACAGCTAACATTTCTTGTTCGAGTTTTCCTAAACAATATACCAGCATTTATTTAGATGTAGTATATATATGGAACACTTTGAGCTCACTCAATTCATACTCTAATCCCCATGGCTGCTTACCACTTCTTCGTGTTACTACTAACCTTGCTCGTGGTACAACTCTCCGAAGCTTCACGTTCCAGTTTGTTTTCTTTCACCAATGATCAATCGCCTTCTAATAGCACGAAATGGGCCGTTCTTGTAGCCGGTTCAAGTGGCTATTACAACTATCGTCAtcaggtatatgtatatatatatatatatatatatatatatatatatatatatatatatatatacatccttGATCATGAGTGTTTGTTTACTAGTATGCATGTAATGTAAACTAATAAGTCATaattaagttaatatatatatatatatatatatacatccttGATCATGAGTGTTTGTTTACTAGTATGCATGTAATGTAAACTAATAAGTCATAATTAAGTTCACAAACTTCACGCTTGTATCAATTTCAGGCTGATGTTTGTCATGCGTATCAAATACTAAAAAGGGGTGGCTTGAATGATGAGAACATAATCGTCTTCATGTACGATGACATTGCTAATAACACAATGAATCCAAGGCCTGGTGTCATTATTAACAGCCCGAATGGCTCCGATGTTTACCATGGTGTACCAAAGGTACGTATGTAAACTAGTTTGTCACCAGTTTACGTACGTGCCTATCTTATATTAGCATTAGCAtatatagtaagtaaaagttggcTTGTGTCACCTAAGTATCTGTAACGACAAATAAGTCTGTTATAATATGGCTGTCACTTAGCATGACTTAAAagtatacctggcaaacgggtcaagctgggtcggtttgggtaaagggtcaaaatggttttgggttgaaatgggtcatgggtcaaacggtCAATTTTTTAAATGGGTCCAAATGGGTCAGGATGGGTAACGGGTCGAAACGGGTCCCAGTGGAGCTTTTTTCAAGTTTTGAATTACATTGTCAGGCCTAATTTTTCTCAAGATCCAATTGACTCGAAAGCTTGACCCAATTGACCCAAATTTTGAGAGTATGGGTCTCAATTGCCGGGTATATTACAGAGTATAAGACATCAAACAACAGATTGATTATACACCATTTTAGGATTACACTGGAGAAGCTGTGACAGCAGCCAATTTCTATGCTGTGCTTCTTGGAAACGCGTCAGGCGTGACAGGGGGAAGCGGGAAAGTTTTATCAAGCAAACCTCAAGATAAAATCTTTGTGTATTACACCGATCATGGCGGCCCTGGAATACTTGGTATTAGATTACCACAATTAATTAATCTGATTTCGCTCGTTATACATCAATATACTACTTCATTACTAACATTAGATATTGGTGTTAATTATGATAGGGATGCCTACCTCAGCTTTTGTTTATGCTAATGATTTCATAAATGTTTTGGAAACAAAGCATGCAATGGGTACCTATGATGAGATGGTATGTAGGAATGAACTTATAGATACATTTAAATCTTCATTTATAGCTAACCATCAACAACTACGTACGACGAAATTAATCATTAAAGTATTATAAAACGTAGGTTATATACGTAGAAGCATGTGAAAGTGGAAGTATTTTTGAAGGTCTTATACCCGAAGATCTGAACATTTATGTAACAACTGCATCGAATGCAAACGAAAGTAGTTGGGCCACATATTGTCCGGACATGACCCCTCCCCCACCACCCGGTTTCGACACTTGCTTAGGTGACCTGTACAGTGTTTCTTGGTTAGAAGACAGGTATTTTTTAGTACTTCCTTAATCCCAAAATAAATGTTTCAGTTTGACTTTTGAGGTATTTTCTTTTCAACTTCGACTTTcaaatatttttgtttgtgttatatataatatttattagtgCATAGTTTACCAATGAAAAACACATTTGAAAACTAGTCTATTCGTATAAATTTC comes from Rutidosis leptorrhynchoides isolate AG116_Rl617_1_P2 chromosome 4, CSIRO_AGI_Rlap_v1, whole genome shotgun sequence and encodes:
- the LOC139839680 gene encoding hsp70-Hsp90 organizing protein 3-like, whose product is MADEAKAKGNAAFSAGDYTDAIRHFTDAINLAPTNHVLYSNRSAAYASLNQFSEALTDAKKTVDLKPDWSKGYSRLGAAHHGLRQYDDAVSAYKKGLEVDPNNETLKSGLTDAQSAAAASRSRDSARGGPANNLFGDAFGPDMLAKLTADPSTRMFMQQPDFVNMMMDLQRNPSNLNLYLKDQRVMQALSVLLNVKMQSPSGSGFGDDVEMPDSPPKERKRPAYEAEPVKEKKREPEPEPEPELMDDEEREVKERKAQAQKEKEAGNAAYKKKDFDTAIEHYTKAIELDDCDISFLTNRAAVYLEMAKYDECIKDCEKAVERGRELRSDYKMVARALTRKGTALVKMAKTSKDYEPAIETFQKALTEHRNPDTLKKLNDAERAKKELEQQEYYDPELAEKEREKGNEYFKEQKYPDAIRHYTEALRRNPKDPKAYSNRAACYTKLGAMPEGLKDAEKCIEIDPKFSKGYTRKGAIQFFMKEFDKALETYQEGLKHDPQNPELLEGVRSCVQQINRASRGDLTPDELKERQAKAMQDPEIQNILTDPVMAQVLKDLQENPKAAQDHMKNPSVMNKIQKLISAGIVQMR
- the LOC139839681 gene encoding vacuolar-processing enzyme beta-isozyme-like — protein: MAAYHFFVLLLTLLVVQLSEASRSSLFSFTNDQSPSNSTKWAVLVAGSSGYYNYRHQADVCHAYQILKRGGLNDENIIVFMYDDIANNTMNPRPGVIINSPNGSDVYHGVPKDYTGEAVTAANFYAVLLGNASGVTGGSGKVLSSKPQDKIFVYYTDHGGPGILGMPTSAFVYANDFINVLETKHAMGTYDEMVIYVEACESGSIFEGLIPEDLNIYVTTASNANESSWATYCPDMTPPPPPGFDTCLGDLYSVSWLEDSDAEDLNTETLEQQYLKVKTRTLNNNTYEGSHVMQYGTQRISNETVSVYQGSFTWNGTSNPFQSFESMGVVNQRDADVYSMWHMYKRSTGDSQQKEELLKKIKEITAHRAHLDSSIDIIRGKLLQGEKAVKRTEGMALVDNWDCLKTMVRTFETHCGSLTQYGMKHTQTFADACNNNISKEAMDEAAKASCSSYNMGQWDPAIVGYIA